A section of the Carya illinoinensis cultivar Pawnee chromosome 12, C.illinoinensisPawnee_v1, whole genome shotgun sequence genome encodes:
- the LOC122290509 gene encoding uncharacterized protein LOC122290509 isoform X3: protein MLSYCMRSHLYVVPEDWVCESCLSSDLVLSEASGMEDVVGPALDSSNIVCQDNTHTAGPSFLNRAYSKRQKPVETGKVKFLPTEEVIKLSSSTPKKVTSVRSNSGSKPYPFMESLRNPQVGYTAAAPKFPILSVNATHCLGPSGLVKPPRQGSVLSRTNQEALQAPKNIKEPKVAVTSRKEYRRNEQLVNALIAKVNETYRTNAEKAANKASCPPLSKKHLPITEKRGKRALAAASEELVCAKPLMDALAAAKELESSHMNIEKAIKKARTHSPSRHSSPVASSALVALEVFSGREPMDLPIAKEHKTYTMKTEDGINKASCSSSPPMHTSTTVISDANFRGVAECNNSDVEERDLLNVLPKFKLYHDYLPALHATWGGGFVFTTAPFKFYGLFQAQPPCTINRKAFEFSKRMPSALQVMFVPRCQVWADLFQNSCPHLSDVALYFFPADNIERSKENMSCLFELMEVHDSMMRSCVDGVELLIFTSNQLHLGSQTEFFWAVFHPVKNNHPLDKIDKEHSLPIDPLECKTNDNMVMDGSEEVSMEIDMVGGENVGRVDVVISRDAFSRLSGIHLQSSMERHLNDTA, encoded by the exons ATGCTCAGTTATTGTATGCGGAGTCATTTATATGTGGTACCAGAAGATTGGGTTTGTGAATCATGTCTGTCAAGTGACTTGGTTTTGTCAGAAGCTAGTGGTATGGAAGACGTGGTTGGACCTGCATTGGATTCCTCTAACATAGTCTGCCAGGACAATACCCATACGGCAGGTCCCAGCTTCTTGAACCGGGCTTATTCTAAAAGGCAAAAGCCTGTTGAAACCGGCAAAGTGAAGTTCCTTCCCACGGAAGAAGTCATTAAGCTATCATCATCGACCCCTAAAAAAGTAACTTCTGTTCGGTCTAATTCTGGTTCGAAACCTTATCCATTCATGGAATCATTGCGGAATCCTCAAGTTGGATACACAGCTGCTGCTCCAAAGTTTCCTAttttaagtgtgaatgcaactCATTGTCTTGGACCTTCAGGACTTGTGAAGCCTCCTAGGCAAGGCAGTGTGCTTTCAAGGACTAATCAAGAAGCACTTCAAGCACCAAAAAACATAAAAG AACCAAAAGTGGCTGTCACTTCTAGAAAGGAATATCGTCGCAATGAACAATTGGTAAATGCCCTTATTGCTAAAGTAAATGAAACTTACAGAACCAATGCGGAGAAGGCTGCAAATAAAGCATCCTGTCCACCTTTGTCAAAAAAACATCTGCCTATTACGG agaaaaggggaaaaagggCTCTAGCGGCTGCCTCGGAGGAGCTTGTTTGTGCGAAACCACTGATGGATGCTCTTGCTGCTGCCAAAGAACTTGAAAGTTCTCATATGAACATAGAGAAGGCTATCAAGAAAGCACGTACACATTCACCATCAAGGCATTCCTCACCTGTTGCTAGTTCAG ccTTGGTAGCTTTGGAGGTATTTTCTGGAAGAGAGCCAATGGATCTCCCAATTGCTAAAGAACATAAAACTTATACCATGAAGACAGAGGACGGTATAAACAAAGCATCATGCTCATCTTCACCACCGATGCATACTTCAACAACTGTCATCTCAG ATGCTAACTTTCGAGGTGTTGCTGAATGTAATAACTCTGATGTTGAAGAAAGAGATTTACTTAATGTTCTACCCAAATTCAAGCTATATCATGATTATCTCCCTGCTCTGCATGCTACTTGGGG ggGTGGCTTTGTTTTTACCACTGcaccatttaaattttatggCTTGTTCCAGGCTCAACCTCCATGCACCATCAATCGTAAAGCCTTCGAGTTTTCAAAAAGAATGCCTTCAGCCCTTCAGGTTATGTTTGTTCCTCGGTGCCAAGTATGGGCAGATCTATTCCAAAACAGTTGTCCCCATCTTAGTGATGTCGCTCTATATTTTTTCCCTGCTGATAATATTGAAAG GTCCAAAGAAAACATGTCCTGCCTGTTTGAGCTGATGGAGGTCCACGACTCAATGATGAGAAGCTGCGTTGATGGTGTGGAATTGCTGATATTTACTTCAAACCAGCTGCATTTGGGCTCACAGA CAGAGTTTTTCTGGGCTGTCTTTCATCCTGTAAAAAATAATCACCCACTTGACAAGATAGACAAGGAACACAGTCTACCAATTGATCCTTTGGAATGTAAGACCAATGATAACATGGTGATGGATGGTTCTGAGGAAGTTAGTATGGAGATTGATATGGTTGGTGGAGAGAATGTGGGTAGAGTCGATGTGGTTATTTCAAGAGATGCATTCAGCAGACTTTCTGGAATCCACTTGCAAAGTTCAATGGAAAGGCACTTAAACGACACAGCTtaa
- the LOC122290509 gene encoding uncharacterized protein LOC122290509 isoform X1 yields MQAPGKQTHSGQPCDTCGGVGGVGFQELIAVCIRCRTAREHVYCMRSHLYVVPEDWVCESCLSSDLVLSEASGMEDVVGPALDSSNIVCQDNTHTAGPSFLNRAYSKRQKPVETGKVKFLPTEEVIKLSSSTPKKVTSVRSNSGSKPYPFMESLRNPQVGYTAAAPKFPILSVNATHCLGPSGLVKPPRQGSVLSRTNQEALQAPKNIKEPKVAVTSRKEYRRNEQLVNALIAKVNETYRTNAEKAANKASCPPLSKKHLPITEKRGKRALAAASEELVCAKPLMDALAAAKELESSHMNIEKAIKKARTHSPSRHSSPVASSALVALEVFSGREPMDLPIAKEHKTYTMKTEDGINKASCSSSPPMHTSTTVISDANFRGVAECNNSDVEERDLLNVLPKFKLYHDYLPALHATWGGGFVFTTAPFKFYGLFQAQPPCTINRKAFEFSKRMPSALQVMFVPRCQVWADLFQNSCPHLSDVALYFFPADNIERSKENMSCLFELMEVHDSMMRSCVDGVELLIFTSNQLHLGSQTEFFWAVFHPVKNNHPLDKIDKEHSLPIDPLECKTNDNMVMDGSEEVSMEIDMVGGENVGRVDVVISRDAFSRLSGIHLQSSMERHLNDTA; encoded by the exons ATGCAAGCGCCTGGGAAGCAGACCCACTCG GGTCAACCTTGCGACACATGTGGTGGAGTGGGAGGTGTTGGTTTTCAAGAATTGATAGCTGTTTGCATTAGATGCCGTACAGCTCGCGAACATGT TTATTGTATGCGGAGTCATTTATATGTGGTACCAGAAGATTGGGTTTGTGAATCATGTCTGTCAAGTGACTTGGTTTTGTCAGAAGCTAGTGGTATGGAAGACGTGGTTGGACCTGCATTGGATTCCTCTAACATAGTCTGCCAGGACAATACCCATACGGCAGGTCCCAGCTTCTTGAACCGGGCTTATTCTAAAAGGCAAAAGCCTGTTGAAACCGGCAAAGTGAAGTTCCTTCCCACGGAAGAAGTCATTAAGCTATCATCATCGACCCCTAAAAAAGTAACTTCTGTTCGGTCTAATTCTGGTTCGAAACCTTATCCATTCATGGAATCATTGCGGAATCCTCAAGTTGGATACACAGCTGCTGCTCCAAAGTTTCCTAttttaagtgtgaatgcaactCATTGTCTTGGACCTTCAGGACTTGTGAAGCCTCCTAGGCAAGGCAGTGTGCTTTCAAGGACTAATCAAGAAGCACTTCAAGCACCAAAAAACATAAAAG AACCAAAAGTGGCTGTCACTTCTAGAAAGGAATATCGTCGCAATGAACAATTGGTAAATGCCCTTATTGCTAAAGTAAATGAAACTTACAGAACCAATGCGGAGAAGGCTGCAAATAAAGCATCCTGTCCACCTTTGTCAAAAAAACATCTGCCTATTACGG agaaaaggggaaaaagggCTCTAGCGGCTGCCTCGGAGGAGCTTGTTTGTGCGAAACCACTGATGGATGCTCTTGCTGCTGCCAAAGAACTTGAAAGTTCTCATATGAACATAGAGAAGGCTATCAAGAAAGCACGTACACATTCACCATCAAGGCATTCCTCACCTGTTGCTAGTTCAG ccTTGGTAGCTTTGGAGGTATTTTCTGGAAGAGAGCCAATGGATCTCCCAATTGCTAAAGAACATAAAACTTATACCATGAAGACAGAGGACGGTATAAACAAAGCATCATGCTCATCTTCACCACCGATGCATACTTCAACAACTGTCATCTCAG ATGCTAACTTTCGAGGTGTTGCTGAATGTAATAACTCTGATGTTGAAGAAAGAGATTTACTTAATGTTCTACCCAAATTCAAGCTATATCATGATTATCTCCCTGCTCTGCATGCTACTTGGGG ggGTGGCTTTGTTTTTACCACTGcaccatttaaattttatggCTTGTTCCAGGCTCAACCTCCATGCACCATCAATCGTAAAGCCTTCGAGTTTTCAAAAAGAATGCCTTCAGCCCTTCAGGTTATGTTTGTTCCTCGGTGCCAAGTATGGGCAGATCTATTCCAAAACAGTTGTCCCCATCTTAGTGATGTCGCTCTATATTTTTTCCCTGCTGATAATATTGAAAG GTCCAAAGAAAACATGTCCTGCCTGTTTGAGCTGATGGAGGTCCACGACTCAATGATGAGAAGCTGCGTTGATGGTGTGGAATTGCTGATATTTACTTCAAACCAGCTGCATTTGGGCTCACAGA CAGAGTTTTTCTGGGCTGTCTTTCATCCTGTAAAAAATAATCACCCACTTGACAAGATAGACAAGGAACACAGTCTACCAATTGATCCTTTGGAATGTAAGACCAATGATAACATGGTGATGGATGGTTCTGAGGAAGTTAGTATGGAGATTGATATGGTTGGTGGAGAGAATGTGGGTAGAGTCGATGTGGTTATTTCAAGAGATGCATTCAGCAGACTTTCTGGAATCCACTTGCAAAGTTCAATGGAAAGGCACTTAAACGACACAGCTtaa
- the LOC122290509 gene encoding uncharacterized protein LOC122290509 isoform X2, whose translation MQAPGKQTHSGQPCDTCGGVGGVGFQELIAVCIRCRTAREHVYCMRSHLYVVPEDWVCESCLSSDLVLSEASGMEDVVGPALDSSNIVCQDNTHTAGPSFLNRAYSKRQKPVETGKVKFLPTEEVIKLSSSTPKKVTSVRSNSGSKPYPFMESLRNPQVGYTAAAPKFPILSVNATHCLGPSGLVKPPRQGSVLSRTNQEALQAPKNIKEPKVAVTSRKEYRRNEQLVNALIAKVNETYRTNAEKAANKASCPPLSKKHLPITEKRGKRALAAASEELVCAKPLMDALAAAKELESSHMNIEKAIKKARTHSPSRHSSPVASSALVALEVFSGREPMDLPIAKEHKTYTMKTEDGINKASCSSSPPMHTSTTVISDANFRGVAECNNSDVEERDLLNVLPKFKLYHDYLPALHATWGGGFVFTTAPFKFYGLFQAQPPCTINRKAFEFSKRMPSALQVMFVPRCQVWADLFQNSCPHLSDVALYFFPADNIERSKENMSCLFELMEVHDSMMRSCVDGVELLIFTSNQLHLGSQKFFWAVFHPVKNNHPLDKIDKEHSLPIDPLECKTNDNMVMDGSEEVSMEIDMVGGENVGRVDVVISRDAFSRLSGIHLQSSMERHLNDTA comes from the exons ATGCAAGCGCCTGGGAAGCAGACCCACTCG GGTCAACCTTGCGACACATGTGGTGGAGTGGGAGGTGTTGGTTTTCAAGAATTGATAGCTGTTTGCATTAGATGCCGTACAGCTCGCGAACATGT TTATTGTATGCGGAGTCATTTATATGTGGTACCAGAAGATTGGGTTTGTGAATCATGTCTGTCAAGTGACTTGGTTTTGTCAGAAGCTAGTGGTATGGAAGACGTGGTTGGACCTGCATTGGATTCCTCTAACATAGTCTGCCAGGACAATACCCATACGGCAGGTCCCAGCTTCTTGAACCGGGCTTATTCTAAAAGGCAAAAGCCTGTTGAAACCGGCAAAGTGAAGTTCCTTCCCACGGAAGAAGTCATTAAGCTATCATCATCGACCCCTAAAAAAGTAACTTCTGTTCGGTCTAATTCTGGTTCGAAACCTTATCCATTCATGGAATCATTGCGGAATCCTCAAGTTGGATACACAGCTGCTGCTCCAAAGTTTCCTAttttaagtgtgaatgcaactCATTGTCTTGGACCTTCAGGACTTGTGAAGCCTCCTAGGCAAGGCAGTGTGCTTTCAAGGACTAATCAAGAAGCACTTCAAGCACCAAAAAACATAAAAG AACCAAAAGTGGCTGTCACTTCTAGAAAGGAATATCGTCGCAATGAACAATTGGTAAATGCCCTTATTGCTAAAGTAAATGAAACTTACAGAACCAATGCGGAGAAGGCTGCAAATAAAGCATCCTGTCCACCTTTGTCAAAAAAACATCTGCCTATTACGG agaaaaggggaaaaagggCTCTAGCGGCTGCCTCGGAGGAGCTTGTTTGTGCGAAACCACTGATGGATGCTCTTGCTGCTGCCAAAGAACTTGAAAGTTCTCATATGAACATAGAGAAGGCTATCAAGAAAGCACGTACACATTCACCATCAAGGCATTCCTCACCTGTTGCTAGTTCAG ccTTGGTAGCTTTGGAGGTATTTTCTGGAAGAGAGCCAATGGATCTCCCAATTGCTAAAGAACATAAAACTTATACCATGAAGACAGAGGACGGTATAAACAAAGCATCATGCTCATCTTCACCACCGATGCATACTTCAACAACTGTCATCTCAG ATGCTAACTTTCGAGGTGTTGCTGAATGTAATAACTCTGATGTTGAAGAAAGAGATTTACTTAATGTTCTACCCAAATTCAAGCTATATCATGATTATCTCCCTGCTCTGCATGCTACTTGGGG ggGTGGCTTTGTTTTTACCACTGcaccatttaaattttatggCTTGTTCCAGGCTCAACCTCCATGCACCATCAATCGTAAAGCCTTCGAGTTTTCAAAAAGAATGCCTTCAGCCCTTCAGGTTATGTTTGTTCCTCGGTGCCAAGTATGGGCAGATCTATTCCAAAACAGTTGTCCCCATCTTAGTGATGTCGCTCTATATTTTTTCCCTGCTGATAATATTGAAAG GTCCAAAGAAAACATGTCCTGCCTGTTTGAGCTGATGGAGGTCCACGACTCAATGATGAGAAGCTGCGTTGATGGTGTGGAATTGCTGATATTTACTTCAAACCAGCTGCATTTGGGCTCACAGA AGTTTTTCTGGGCTGTCTTTCATCCTGTAAAAAATAATCACCCACTTGACAAGATAGACAAGGAACACAGTCTACCAATTGATCCTTTGGAATGTAAGACCAATGATAACATGGTGATGGATGGTTCTGAGGAAGTTAGTATGGAGATTGATATGGTTGGTGGAGAGAATGTGGGTAGAGTCGATGTGGTTATTTCAAGAGATGCATTCAGCAGACTTTCTGGAATCCACTTGCAAAGTTCAATGGAAAGGCACTTAAACGACACAGCTtaa
- the LOC122290509 gene encoding uncharacterized protein LOC122290509 isoform X4: MRSHLYVVPEDWVCESCLSSDLVLSEASGMEDVVGPALDSSNIVCQDNTHTAGPSFLNRAYSKRQKPVETGKVKFLPTEEVIKLSSSTPKKVTSVRSNSGSKPYPFMESLRNPQVGYTAAAPKFPILSVNATHCLGPSGLVKPPRQGSVLSRTNQEALQAPKNIKEPKVAVTSRKEYRRNEQLVNALIAKVNETYRTNAEKAANKASCPPLSKKHLPITEKRGKRALAAASEELVCAKPLMDALAAAKELESSHMNIEKAIKKARTHSPSRHSSPVASSALVALEVFSGREPMDLPIAKEHKTYTMKTEDGINKASCSSSPPMHTSTTVISDANFRGVAECNNSDVEERDLLNVLPKFKLYHDYLPALHATWGGGFVFTTAPFKFYGLFQAQPPCTINRKAFEFSKRMPSALQVMFVPRCQVWADLFQNSCPHLSDVALYFFPADNIERSKENMSCLFELMEVHDSMMRSCVDGVELLIFTSNQLHLGSQTEFFWAVFHPVKNNHPLDKIDKEHSLPIDPLECKTNDNMVMDGSEEVSMEIDMVGGENVGRVDVVISRDAFSRLSGIHLQSSMERHLNDTA, from the exons ATGCGGAGTCATTTATATGTGGTACCAGAAGATTGGGTTTGTGAATCATGTCTGTCAAGTGACTTGGTTTTGTCAGAAGCTAGTGGTATGGAAGACGTGGTTGGACCTGCATTGGATTCCTCTAACATAGTCTGCCAGGACAATACCCATACGGCAGGTCCCAGCTTCTTGAACCGGGCTTATTCTAAAAGGCAAAAGCCTGTTGAAACCGGCAAAGTGAAGTTCCTTCCCACGGAAGAAGTCATTAAGCTATCATCATCGACCCCTAAAAAAGTAACTTCTGTTCGGTCTAATTCTGGTTCGAAACCTTATCCATTCATGGAATCATTGCGGAATCCTCAAGTTGGATACACAGCTGCTGCTCCAAAGTTTCCTAttttaagtgtgaatgcaactCATTGTCTTGGACCTTCAGGACTTGTGAAGCCTCCTAGGCAAGGCAGTGTGCTTTCAAGGACTAATCAAGAAGCACTTCAAGCACCAAAAAACATAAAAG AACCAAAAGTGGCTGTCACTTCTAGAAAGGAATATCGTCGCAATGAACAATTGGTAAATGCCCTTATTGCTAAAGTAAATGAAACTTACAGAACCAATGCGGAGAAGGCTGCAAATAAAGCATCCTGTCCACCTTTGTCAAAAAAACATCTGCCTATTACGG agaaaaggggaaaaagggCTCTAGCGGCTGCCTCGGAGGAGCTTGTTTGTGCGAAACCACTGATGGATGCTCTTGCTGCTGCCAAAGAACTTGAAAGTTCTCATATGAACATAGAGAAGGCTATCAAGAAAGCACGTACACATTCACCATCAAGGCATTCCTCACCTGTTGCTAGTTCAG ccTTGGTAGCTTTGGAGGTATTTTCTGGAAGAGAGCCAATGGATCTCCCAATTGCTAAAGAACATAAAACTTATACCATGAAGACAGAGGACGGTATAAACAAAGCATCATGCTCATCTTCACCACCGATGCATACTTCAACAACTGTCATCTCAG ATGCTAACTTTCGAGGTGTTGCTGAATGTAATAACTCTGATGTTGAAGAAAGAGATTTACTTAATGTTCTACCCAAATTCAAGCTATATCATGATTATCTCCCTGCTCTGCATGCTACTTGGGG ggGTGGCTTTGTTTTTACCACTGcaccatttaaattttatggCTTGTTCCAGGCTCAACCTCCATGCACCATCAATCGTAAAGCCTTCGAGTTTTCAAAAAGAATGCCTTCAGCCCTTCAGGTTATGTTTGTTCCTCGGTGCCAAGTATGGGCAGATCTATTCCAAAACAGTTGTCCCCATCTTAGTGATGTCGCTCTATATTTTTTCCCTGCTGATAATATTGAAAG GTCCAAAGAAAACATGTCCTGCCTGTTTGAGCTGATGGAGGTCCACGACTCAATGATGAGAAGCTGCGTTGATGGTGTGGAATTGCTGATATTTACTTCAAACCAGCTGCATTTGGGCTCACAGA CAGAGTTTTTCTGGGCTGTCTTTCATCCTGTAAAAAATAATCACCCACTTGACAAGATAGACAAGGAACACAGTCTACCAATTGATCCTTTGGAATGTAAGACCAATGATAACATGGTGATGGATGGTTCTGAGGAAGTTAGTATGGAGATTGATATGGTTGGTGGAGAGAATGTGGGTAGAGTCGATGTGGTTATTTCAAGAGATGCATTCAGCAGACTTTCTGGAATCCACTTGCAAAGTTCAATGGAAAGGCACTTAAACGACACAGCTtaa